One Mercenaria mercenaria strain notata chromosome 12, MADL_Memer_1, whole genome shotgun sequence DNA segment encodes these proteins:
- the LOC123534615 gene encoding coiled-coil domain-containing protein 42 homolog isoform X1: MPEREDDHLTPATRLLEKRREMAEVEQALAAQKEEFQMKMESLQQRREELERKEYQLKKSLLQFDKFLKDNDSKKARAVKKANDEREMKRQKEKEIEKLKEETGDLGKTKDRLQRKLENYSIYHKYMEKALERGEEFHEMRDVIARYDTLTATHEDLLKSDQKNQEVIERHRQQLMKYIEEKDNEILSYNNQLSSLQTRLDVAQSEAVKWESQWTHIKNTAAKKTLELGRIKMATHNLYQLVKRHQKQAAQAEETPDQLNQIQMFLEDLTDIVRDLKRQDTTFTSVGPTSSS, from the exons ATGCCAGAGCGTGAGGATGATCATCTCACTCCTGCTACACGCCTGTTGGAGAAGCGCCGAGAAATGGCTGAGGTGGAACAAGCGCTGGCTGCACAGAAAGAG GAGTTTCAAATGAAGATGGAAAGTTTACAACAGAGAAGGGAAGAGCTGGAGAGGAAAGAGTACCAACTTAAAAAGTCACTGTTAcagtttgataaatttttaaag GATAATGATTCCAAGAAGGCAAGAGCGGTAAAGAAAGCCAATGATGAAAGAGAAATGAAAAGACAGaaggaaaaagaaattgaaaa ATTAAAAGAAGAAACAGGTGATTTGGGAAAGACAAAAGACAGGCTGCAGAGGAAATTAGAAAATTACTCcatatatcataaatatatgGAAAAGGCATTAGAGAGAGGAGAAGAGTTCCATGAGATGAGAGATGTTATAGCAAGATACGATACACTTACTGCCACACATGAG GATCTTTTAAAAAGTGACCAAAAGAATCAAGAAGTTATTGAAAGACACAGGCAGCAGCTTATGAAATATATAGAG GAGAAAGACAATGAGATTCTGTCATACAATAACCAGTTGTCAAGTCTACAGACCCGACTTGATGTAGCACAGAGCGAGGCTGTGAAATGGGAATCACAGTGGACACATATCAAAAATACTGCCGCCAAAAAAACATTAGAACTTGGTAGAATCAAAAT GGCTACTCATAACTTGTATCAACTTGTAAAGCGTCACCAGAAACAAGCTGCACAGGCTGAGGAGACCCCTGATCAGCTAAACCAG ATTCAGATGTTTTTAGAAGATCTTACAGACATTGTACGAGACCTAAAGCGTCAGGACACTACGTTTACCTCCGTTGGCCCCACATCCTCCAGCTAA